Proteins from a single region of Hypomesus transpacificus isolate Combined female chromosome 9, fHypTra1, whole genome shotgun sequence:
- the LOC124470611 gene encoding uncharacterized protein LOC124470611: MLIFVYFQAVDDSGMPGLDRVDSLAECLVELRNQSSLALTNQQVSNIVALWQNLLDYDQQRVTFANRHQSRLDTGRFRSPKKRQEFTPGVESMKRHALTTTAPLAQWPDCCRLIELVFVRLCAIHRSPKKKGTGAVSRWNLILDDYRKIRQRILANGTVMQQTTLQLVDVSHTTIVQWNNKRVKKQDNAVVMQGLNLPSRLSAAADPLPPANVRLPSALPHPGPALQYQLPCSTMGQARLKRKVPSTDVTPVAIKTHAQRQLFPAPPLAPRLLVLAPVTSQVPVFVAAPQALGGILPAPPAPVRKITRHVPHNTCKKCGQFRTAQTGL, from the exons ATGctcatttttgtttattttcaggcTGTGGATGACTCTGGCATGCCGGGCTTAGACAGAGTTGACAGCTTGGCAGAGTGTTTGGTGGAGCTGAGGAACCAATCCTCTCTGGCCCTCACCAACCAGCAG gTAAGCAACATTGTTGCTCTGTGGCAGAACCTGCTGGACTACGACCAGCAGAGGGTTACCTTTGCTAACAGACACCAGAGCAGGCTTGACACAGGGAGGTTCAGGTCTCCAAAGAAGAGGCAGGAGTTCACTCCAGGGGTGGAGAGCATGAAGAGGCACGCACTCACCACCACTGCCCCGCTTGCCCAATGGCCTGATTGCTGCCGCCTAATTGAACTGGTCTTTGTCAGGCTCTGTGCCATCCATCGCTCTCCCAAGAAGAAGGGGACTGGCGCAGTGTCCAGATGGAATTTAATCCTGGATGACTACAGGAAAATCAGGCAGCGCATTTTGGCAAATGGGACAGTCATGCAGCAGACCACACTGCAACTAGTGGATGTAAGCCACACCACCATTGTGCAGTGGAACAACAAGAGGGTGAAGAAACAGGACAACGCTGTGGTTATGCAGGGGCTGAACTTGCCCAGTCGCTTGTCTGCAGCAGCCGACCCGCTCCCCCCTGCTAATGTGCGCCTTCCATCTGCGCTCCCCCACCCAGGCCCGGCTCTCCAGTACCAACTGCCCTGCAGCACCATGGGCCAGGCACGGTTGAAAAGAAAGGTCCCATCCACAGATGTGACACCGGTGGCTATAAAGACACATGCCCAGCGTCAGCTCTTCCCTGCTCCACCCTTGGCCCCTCGTCTGTTGGTGCTGGCTCCGGTGACCTCACAGGTGCCTGTCTTCGTCGCTGCTCCACAGGCCCTGGGAGGTATCCTCCCTGCACCTCCTGCTCCAGTCCGAAAAATAACCCGCCATGTACCCCACAATACATGTAAAAAATGCGGGCAGTTCAGGACAGCCCAGACTGGCCTGTAG